From the Campylobacter sp. CNRCH_2014_0184h genome, one window contains:
- the fliS gene encoding flagellar export chaperone FliS, with amino-acid sequence MLNSAVYSAYSQNQTGVESQEKLIEMLYSGILRFSSRIKIAIQNENIEERVYYVKRASAIFIELLNCLDYDKGGEVAHYLSGLYTRELQLLSLANIENSEARVDEVINVVKGLLEAWREVHQK; translated from the coding sequence ATGCTAAATAGTGCAGTTTATAGCGCATATTCACAAAATCAAACTGGTGTAGAATCCCAAGAGAAACTTATAGAAATGCTATATAGTGGGATTTTACGCTTTTCAAGTAGGATAAAAATAGCTATACAAAATGAAAATATAGAAGAAAGAGTGTATTATGTAAAAAGAGCTAGTGCTATTTTTATTGAATTGTTAAATTGTCTTGATTATGATAAGGGCGGCGAAGTAGCACATTATTTAAGTGGCTTATACACTAGAGAATTACAACTTCTTTCTTTAGCAAACATAGAAAACAGTGAAGCAAGAGTAGATGAAGTAATAAATGTAGTAAAAGGCTTATTAGAAGCTTGGAGAGAAGTACACCAAAAATGA
- the era gene encoding GTPase Era: protein MKSGFISIVGRTNAGKSSILNSLLEEKVAMVSHKQNATRRKINAIIMHENHQLIFIDTPGLHASSKAMNQLMIDLAIKSIADCDVILFVASIYDDIKDYENFLSLNPKVPHIVLINKVDLVKKEVLLKKLSEYSQFSSHFSAIIPYSAKQKFYKKILLDEMVKYLPEHPYYFDPEFITTTNEKDIYRDFILEAIYENLSDEIPYSTEVKIEKIKELEQIYYINATIITDSNSHKGMILGKDGATIKRIGKEARVKIEKLAQKKIMLKLFVQLEKNWHKNEQNLKKILYDE from the coding sequence GTGAAAAGTGGCTTTATAAGCATAGTGGGTAGAACTAATGCAGGAAAAAGTTCTATCCTAAATTCTTTATTAGAAGAAAAAGTTGCTATGGTTTCTCATAAGCAAAACGCTACAAGAAGAAAGATTAATGCGATCATAATGCATGAAAATCATCAGCTTATTTTTATAGATACACCAGGTTTGCATGCAAGCTCTAAGGCTATGAATCAGCTTATGATTGATTTAGCGATTAAAAGCATTGCTGATTGTGATGTGATTTTATTTGTAGCTAGTATTTATGATGATATTAAAGATTATGAAAATTTTTTAAGTTTAAACCCTAAAGTGCCACATATTGTATTAATCAATAAGGTTGATTTAGTAAAAAAAGAGGTTTTGCTTAAAAAATTAAGTGAGTATTCTCAGTTTAGCTCACATTTTAGTGCTATTATCCCCTATTCTGCTAAGCAAAAATTTTATAAAAAAATTCTTTTAGATGAGATGGTTAAGTATTTGCCTGAACACCCGTATTATTTTGATCCTGAGTTTATTACTACAACAAATGAAAAGGATATTTATAGAGATTTTATCTTAGAAGCCATATATGAAAATTTAAGTGATGAAATTCCTTATAGCACTGAAGTCAAAATAGAAAAAATCAAAGAACTAGAGCAAATTTATTATATCAATGCCACTATCATTACAGATAGTAATTCTCACAAAGGAATGATATTAGGTAAAGATGGTGCTACAATTAAGCGTATAGGTAAAGAAGCTAGAGTGAAAATAGAAAAATTAGCACAAAAAAAGATAATGTTAAAATTATTCGTTCAACTTGAGAAAAATTGGCACAAAAACGAGCAAAACCTTAAGAAAATACTTTATGATGAGTAA